A stretch of the Acyrthosiphon pisum isolate AL4f chromosome A2, pea_aphid_22Mar2018_4r6ur, whole genome shotgun sequence genome encodes the following:
- the LOC100167557 gene encoding ribosomal protein P2-like gives MRYVAAYLLASLSGKEPSSDEIEKILSSVGIESDSSKVSLVIKELKGKNVDEVIESGRSKLASVPTGAAVAASAGAGAAAPAAAEEKAPKKEEKKEESDNESDDDMGFGLFN, from the exons atgcGTTACGTGGCTGCATACCTGTTAGCTTCCTTGAGTGGAAAAGAACCATCCAGTGATGAAATCGAAAAGATCCTAAGTTCTGTCGGTATTGAATCTGATTCTTCAAAAGTTAGTCTCGTTATCAAAGAACTGAAAGGCAAAAATGTTGATGAAGTTATTGAAAGTG gcCGGTCTAAATTGGCCAGTGTGCCAACTGGTGCCGCTGTAGCAGCGTCCGCTGGAGCTGGAGCAGCAGCACCAGCAGCAGCTGAAGAAAAAg cTCCCAAGAAAGAGGAAAAGAAAGAAGAATCCGATAATGAATCTGATGATGATATGGGCTTCGGACTATTCAACTAA
- the LOC100164186 gene encoding uncharacterized protein LOC100164186 isoform X1, with the protein MELKSDIDQHNIIEEVNIFLFDMPEEYSLGHCVAKDMRMSAGIAIYFKRNFGRVGELMDQRPNVGSVAFLQHNDRFIYYLVTKEFSNGKPSYNSITAAITKLRDFIVQHDVKKLAIPRIGCGLDKLDWSIVRRIIENLFQNVGCTIKICHFTHNLSKESELLRVEHPSTIKVHKNIKDIEKREFEKLNIILFSRKTTLPVYWDQHFQSVNEKYCFKSQYYKDYQTDLEVGQCLYYSTIEANIFVIVTNKNTTDNFSYQNLEKGLVKIKMLIENDQWHPTFIIHRMNNHIFEDLINKKIVSLICSAFLDLTPCLILQLVSSNS; encoded by the exons ATGGAACTCAAATCGGATATTGACCAACACAACATTATTGAAGAAGTCAATATATTCTTATTTGATATGCCTGAAGAATATTCTCTAGGACATTGTGTGGCCAAAGATATGCGTATGAGTGCTGGTATCGCCATATATTTCaa gaGAAATTTTGGAAGAGTTGGCGAACTAATGGACCAAAGACCAAATGTTGGTTCAGTAGCATTTTTGCAACACAATGATcgatttatttactatttagttacaAAAGAATTTAGTAACGGTAAACcatcatataatagtataactgcAGCAATTACAAAATTACGTGATTTTATTGTACAAcatgatgttaaaaaattagCCATCCCACGTATTGGTTGTGGTCTCGACAAATTAGACTGGTCAATAGTAAGACgcattattgaaaatttatttcaaaatgtaggatGTACAATCAAAATTTGTCATTTTACACAc aatttGTCAAAAGAGTCAGAATTACTTCGAGTTGAACATCCAAGTACTAtaaaagttcataaaaatatcaaagataTAGAAAAGCGAGAATTTGaaaaactgaatattatattattttctcggAAAACTACTTTACCAGTGTATTGGgatcaacattttcaatcaGTGAATGAAAAATACTGCTTCAAGTCACAATACTATAAAGACTATCAGACAGATCTTGAAGTTGGTCAGTGTTTATATTACAGCACAATAGAAGCTAACATATTTGTTATAGtcacaaacaaaaatacaacagaCAATTTTTCATATCAAAACTTGGAAAAAggacttgtaaaaataaaaatgttgatagagAATGATCAGTGGCACCCAACATTCATTATACACAGAATGaataatcatatatttgaagatctcattaataaaaaaattgtatccctAATATGTTCAGCTTTTTTAGACTTGACTCCGTGTTTAATTCTTCAATTAGTAAGCAGTAATTCTTAA
- the LOC100164186 gene encoding uncharacterized protein LOC100164186 isoform X2 codes for MDQRPNVGSVAFLQHNDRFIYYLVTKEFSNGKPSYNSITAAITKLRDFIVQHDVKKLAIPRIGCGLDKLDWSIVRRIIENLFQNVGCTIKICHFTHNLSKESELLRVEHPSTIKVHKNIKDIEKREFEKLNIILFSRKTTLPVYWDQHFQSVNEKYCFKSQYYKDYQTDLEVGQCLYYSTIEANIFVIVTNKNTTDNFSYQNLEKGLVKIKMLIENDQWHPTFIIHRMNNHIFEDLINKKIVSLICSAFLDLTPCLILQLVSSNS; via the exons ATGGACCAAAGACCAAATGTTGGTTCAGTAGCATTTTTGCAACACAATGATcgatttatttactatttagttacaAAAGAATTTAGTAACGGTAAACcatcatataatagtataactgcAGCAATTACAAAATTACGTGATTTTATTGTACAAcatgatgttaaaaaattagCCATCCCACGTATTGGTTGTGGTCTCGACAAATTAGACTGGTCAATAGTAAGACgcattattgaaaatttatttcaaaatgtaggatGTACAATCAAAATTTGTCATTTTACACAc aatttGTCAAAAGAGTCAGAATTACTTCGAGTTGAACATCCAAGTACTAtaaaagttcataaaaatatcaaagataTAGAAAAGCGAGAATTTGaaaaactgaatattatattattttctcggAAAACTACTTTACCAGTGTATTGGgatcaacattttcaatcaGTGAATGAAAAATACTGCTTCAAGTCACAATACTATAAAGACTATCAGACAGATCTTGAAGTTGGTCAGTGTTTATATTACAGCACAATAGAAGCTAACATATTTGTTATAGtcacaaacaaaaatacaacagaCAATTTTTCATATCAAAACTTGGAAAAAggacttgtaaaaataaaaatgttgatagagAATGATCAGTGGCACCCAACATTCATTATACACAGAATGaataatcatatatttgaagatctcattaataaaaaaattgtatccctAATATGTTCAGCTTTTTTAGACTTGACTCCGTGTTTAATTCTTCAATTAGTAAGCAGTAATTCTTAA